A genomic window from Shewanella vesiculosa includes:
- the gltB gene encoding glutamate synthase large subunit: MSLYHPSFERDNCGFGLIAQMDGDASHRIVRTAIHGLDRMKHRGGIAADGRTGDGCGLLMQMPTDFFEAIAAENDWHLSRKFAVGMLFLSQDEQRADEAKFILEKELQRETLSVAGWRKVPINPDVLGEIGRKSLPQIYQVLINAPVGWREKDLERRLYMARRRLEQQITDDKDFYVASLSGQVIVYKGLMMPADLPSFYTDLADIRLKSAICLFHQRFSTNTSPKWPLAQPFRYLAHNGEINTITGNRQWARARAYKFNSPLLPDLQQAAPFVNETGSDSSSLDNMLEMLLSGGMDLYRAMRLLIPPAWQSNPEMDDELKAFYDFNSMHMEPWDGPAGIVMTNGRHAACAVDRNGLRPSRYVITKDRILTLASEVGIWDYSADEVIEKGRVGPGELLVLDTLNGRLYHSFEIDNDLKRRHPYKEWMAKNSQTLIPAEQIAPTKQGSSGFDAKTLLQYQKQFGFTREELEQVIWVLASKGEEAIGSMGDDTPMAVLSKKSRSLYDYFRQKFAQVTNPPIDPLREKHVMSLATCVGREQNLFSETTGNAYRVMFNSPILLFSDFNQLLGLDSTNYRANTVDLNYDAQETLEQAIRRITDEAERLARSGTTLLVLSDRAVAKNAQVIPAAMAVGAVQRRLVDKSLRCDTNIIVETASARDPHHFAVLIGFGATAIYPYLAYESISAMAKLHQIDDVTPLMLNFRYGIEKGLRKIMSKMGISTVGSYRCSQQFEAVGLASDVIELCFKGVISRIEGVSFNHIADDQKILHTAAYRAHVPLPQGGLLKYVEGGEYHCFNPDVVNTLQASLKDKNYAEYKKFTRLVDDRPVATLRDLIGIKGQLDAVEQETVEGAETLYSRFDSAAMSIGALSPEAHEALSVAMNRLGGRSNSGEGGEDARRFNSERNSAIKQIASGRFGVTAHYLVNADVLQIKVAQGAKPGEGGQLPGHKVSVEIAGLRHARPGVTLISPPPHHDIYSIEDLAQLIFDLKQINPKALVSVKLVSEPGVGTIATGVAKAYADMITISGYDGGTGASPITSVKYAGSPWELGLAEVHQSLVENGLRHKIRLQVDGGLKTGTDVIKAALLGAESFGFGTVPMIALGCKYLRICHLNNCATGVATQDKNLRDNHYHGLPERVMTYFEFVAQEVREWMAALGVTKFEDLVGRSDWLYAIEGQTDKQRGLDLAPILYKPKVQPNTSLTWKEINPPSDVGQLNQTLLADCRTAVDLGEPFTYQYQINNTDRSVGATLSGYIATKVGVAGAKQPLTLGFSGSAGQSFGVWNSPGLELRLCGDANDYVGKGMSGGKIVIHPPIGSPFQSERSAIMGNTCLYGATGGKLFAAGQAGERFAVRNSGAIAVVEGSGDNCCEYMTSGIVVILGKTGVNFGAGMTGGFAYVFDQFGRFNRRVNTEMVDTHKVESKIHQQHLKGLIETHYEETGSEHAKMILSDFENWLDCFVLVKPTNIAVADLLKIEQKSPELVVKAG, translated from the coding sequence ATGAGCTTGTATCATCCCAGTTTTGAGCGTGACAATTGCGGATTTGGTTTGATTGCACAAATGGACGGAGACGCGAGTCACCGTATTGTGCGTACCGCGATTCATGGTCTCGATCGAATGAAGCATCGTGGTGGTATTGCAGCTGACGGACGCACAGGTGATGGCTGTGGTTTATTAATGCAAATGCCTACAGATTTTTTTGAAGCTATTGCGGCTGAAAATGATTGGCATTTAAGCCGCAAATTTGCGGTGGGTATGCTATTTCTTAGCCAAGATGAGCAACGCGCTGATGAAGCGAAGTTCATTTTAGAAAAAGAACTACAAAGAGAAACGTTAAGTGTCGCTGGCTGGCGTAAAGTTCCGATCAATCCAGATGTTCTGGGGGAGATTGGCCGGAAAAGCTTGCCACAAATCTATCAAGTATTGATTAACGCGCCAGTGGGATGGCGTGAGAAAGATCTTGAACGTCGCTTATATATGGCTCGTCGCCGTCTTGAGCAACAAATAACAGATGATAAAGATTTTTATGTTGCTAGTCTTTCTGGGCAAGTCATAGTCTATAAAGGATTAATGATGCCAGCAGACCTGCCATCATTTTATACAGACTTAGCAGATATTCGTTTAAAAAGTGCGATTTGCTTATTTCACCAGCGCTTCTCAACGAATACATCGCCAAAATGGCCATTAGCACAACCGTTTCGTTATCTCGCTCATAATGGTGAGATCAATACCATTACCGGCAACCGTCAATGGGCAAGAGCGCGTGCTTATAAATTCAACTCGCCTTTATTACCCGATTTACAACAAGCGGCCCCTTTTGTTAACGAAACCGGTTCAGACTCGTCTTCTTTAGATAACATGCTCGAAATGCTGTTATCCGGTGGCATGGATTTATACCGTGCGATGCGTTTGCTTATTCCACCTGCGTGGCAATCTAATCCTGAAATGGATGACGAGTTAAAAGCTTTTTATGATTTTAACTCAATGCACATGGAGCCGTGGGACGGCCCTGCAGGCATTGTAATGACCAATGGTCGCCATGCTGCCTGTGCAGTTGACCGTAACGGCCTACGCCCTTCTCGCTACGTTATAACCAAGGATCGTATCCTCACCTTAGCGTCTGAAGTGGGTATTTGGGATTATTCAGCCGATGAAGTGATTGAAAAAGGCCGTGTTGGGCCAGGCGAGTTATTAGTCTTAGACACCTTAAATGGTCGCTTGTATCACTCATTTGAAATTGATAATGACCTAAAGCGTCGTCATCCTTACAAAGAGTGGATGGCTAAAAACAGTCAGACATTGATCCCTGCGGAGCAAATTGCGCCGACAAAACAAGGTTCAAGTGGCTTCGATGCCAAAACACTGCTGCAATATCAAAAACAGTTTGGTTTTACTCGTGAAGAATTAGAGCAAGTTATTTGGGTACTAGCCAGCAAAGGCGAAGAAGCCATTGGCTCAATGGGCGATGATACACCTATGGCTGTATTGTCGAAAAAGTCACGCTCCTTGTATGACTATTTCCGTCAAAAATTTGCTCAGGTGACCAACCCACCGATTGACCCCTTGCGTGAAAAACACGTAATGTCGCTCGCGACCTGTGTAGGACGTGAACAAAATCTTTTTAGCGAAACCACAGGTAATGCCTACCGAGTAATGTTTAATTCGCCAATTTTATTATTCAGCGATTTTAACCAATTACTTGGACTCGATAGCACTAACTATCGCGCCAATACAGTTGACTTGAACTACGATGCTCAAGAAACCTTAGAGCAGGCTATTCGTCGTATAACAGACGAAGCAGAACGTTTGGCGCGCAGCGGCACAACATTATTAGTCTTGTCTGATCGCGCGGTTGCAAAAAATGCTCAAGTGATCCCAGCCGCAATGGCTGTCGGAGCTGTGCAGCGACGTTTAGTCGATAAAAGTTTACGTTGCGACACTAACATTATTGTTGAAACCGCATCGGCTCGTGATCCACATCATTTTGCGGTACTAATCGGCTTTGGCGCAACAGCCATCTACCCTTACCTTGCATACGAATCTATTTCTGCGATGGCTAAATTGCATCAGATAGATGATGTGACCCCATTAATGCTTAACTTCCGTTATGGCATTGAAAAAGGTTTGCGTAAAATCATGTCAAAAATGGGCATTAGTACCGTCGGATCATACCGTTGTAGCCAACAGTTTGAAGCCGTCGGTTTAGCCAGTGATGTGATTGAATTGTGCTTTAAAGGCGTAATCAGCCGTATTGAAGGGGTTAGCTTTAACCATATCGCCGATGACCAAAAAATACTCCATACTGCGGCCTATCGCGCCCATGTACCGCTACCACAAGGTGGCTTGCTTAAGTATGTTGAAGGCGGCGAATATCACTGCTTTAACCCAGATGTAGTCAATACCTTGCAAGCGTCACTAAAAGACAAAAACTACGCTGAGTATAAAAAGTTTACTCGCTTGGTTGATGATCGCCCAGTGGCAACGCTGCGCGATTTAATTGGCATTAAAGGCCAGCTTGACGCAGTTGAGCAAGAGACTGTTGAAGGCGCTGAAACACTTTACTCACGCTTTGATAGTGCCGCCATGAGTATTGGCGCATTAAGCCCTGAAGCCCATGAAGCATTATCGGTTGCGATGAATCGTCTTGGCGGTCGCTCAAACTCAGGTGAAGGCGGAGAAGACGCGCGTCGTTTCAATAGCGAACGTAACTCAGCCATTAAGCAAATTGCATCTGGTCGATTTGGAGTGACAGCTCACTACCTGGTTAACGCTGATGTGCTGCAAATTAAAGTGGCACAAGGGGCAAAACCCGGTGAAGGTGGTCAGTTACCTGGTCATAAAGTGAGTGTGGAAATTGCCGGATTACGTCATGCACGTCCCGGTGTGACCCTCATTTCACCGCCACCACATCATGATATATATTCTATTGAAGATTTGGCTCAGCTTATTTTCGATTTAAAACAAATCAATCCAAAAGCCTTGGTGTCGGTCAAGCTGGTTTCAGAACCAGGCGTGGGCACTATTGCAACGGGTGTCGCCAAAGCCTATGCCGATATGATCACCATATCGGGTTACGATGGCGGTACTGGTGCAAGCCCAATCACCTCAGTGAAATATGCTGGTTCTCCTTGGGAACTCGGTTTAGCGGAAGTGCATCAGTCACTGGTAGAAAATGGCTTACGTCATAAAATTCGCTTACAAGTGGATGGCGGTTTAAAAACCGGTACTGATGTGATTAAAGCTGCATTACTCGGGGCTGAAAGCTTTGGATTTGGCACTGTGCCTATGATCGCGCTTGGGTGTAAATACTTACGTATTTGTCATCTTAATAACTGCGCCACAGGTGTTGCGACACAAGATAAAAACTTACGTGATAATCATTATCACGGCTTACCAGAACGTGTCATGACCTACTTTGAGTTTGTTGCTCAAGAAGTGCGTGAATGGATGGCAGCATTAGGTGTTACCAAGTTCGAAGATTTAGTTGGACGCAGCGACTGGTTGTATGCGATTGAAGGTCAAACAGACAAGCAACGTGGCTTAGATTTAGCGCCGATTTTATACAAGCCTAAAGTGCAGCCAAATACGTCACTGACATGGAAAGAAATCAATCCGCCATCCGATGTGGGTCAGTTAAACCAAACCTTGTTAGCTGATTGTCGTACGGCAGTTGATCTCGGTGAACCGTTTACTTATCAATATCAAATTAATAATACCGATCGCTCTGTTGGCGCAACACTGTCAGGCTATATTGCCACTAAAGTCGGGGTCGCGGGCGCAAAACAACCGTTAACCCTTGGTTTTAGCGGTAGCGCAGGACAAAGTTTTGGGGTTTGGAATAGCCCAGGCCTTGAACTTAGGCTTTGCGGCGACGCCAATGATTATGTTGGTAAAGGGATGTCAGGCGGTAAAATCGTTATTCATCCTCCTATTGGTAGCCCGTTCCAGAGTGAACGCAGTGCCATTATGGGTAACACCTGTTTGTATGGCGCAACGGGCGGTAAATTATTTGCCGCAGGCCAAGCGGGTGAGCGTTTTGCTGTGCGTAACTCTGGCGCCATCGCTGTCGTTGAAGGCAGTGGCGATAATTGTTGCGAATACATGACCAGTGGTATCGTGGTTATCCTAGGTAAAACTGGAGTTAACTTCGGTGCAGGTATGACAGGCGGATTTGCTTATGTGTTTGACCAATTTGGGCGTTTTAATCGTCGGGTAAACACCGAAATGGTCGACACCCATAAAGTAGAATCAAAAATCCACCAGCAGCACTTAAAAGGTCTTATTGAAACTCATTATGAAGAAACAGGCAGTGAGCATGCCAAAATGATATTGAGTGATTTTGAAAACTGGTTGGATTGTTTCGTATTAGTTAAACCAACGAATATTGCCGTTGCTGACCTGCTAAAAATTGAGCAGAAGAGTCCGGAATTAGTGGTAAAAGCAGGGTAA
- a CDS encoding Hpt domain-containing protein, with protein MATTQLDSILDLNTLEQYISAIGAGTLLKSVVLFEQLMPEYISSLVKAGDANKDTLCAEAHKFKGAAGSVGLKRIQQFSQLLQHGEEAKWETEHKVWLAAIVEHAAKDLQQLKVYLEAKA; from the coding sequence ATGGCCACAACGCAGTTAGACTCAATATTGGATCTCAATACGCTTGAGCAATATATCAGTGCCATTGGAGCTGGAACGTTATTGAAAAGCGTAGTGTTATTCGAGCAGCTAATGCCTGAATATATCAGCAGCCTAGTGAAAGCGGGTGATGCAAATAAAGACACCTTATGTGCAGAAGCTCATAAATTTAAAGGTGCAGCAGGGTCTGTTGGCCTGAAACGCATTCAGCAATTTTCACAGTTATTACAACACGGTGAAGAAGCTAAATGGGAAACCGAACACAAGGTATGGCTTGCTGCAATCGTTGAGCATGCTGCCAAAGATTTACAACAGTTGAAAGTATACTTGGAAGCAAAAGCGTAA
- a CDS encoding adenylate/guanylate cyclase domain-containing protein: MASFVFFRYSQSSQLPEWAVGSADLATLAVMMGIVFGCLHWMSNLIADFSAISRLPYLFSVVFKGLFLLLGATTLAYVTQFLNMWAIENHMVTLRQMLTVQIIYSPSFQALVVYLVVVRVSLAFIEQMSLLVGPKVLLNIGMGKYHKPRYEQQLFLFIDMVSSTAHAETLGDYRFSRLIQDSFSMLADTVTDNEAEIYRYMGDAVLIHWPLEQGIKHDRCMNIYFEFCQQLQWQRKYFEQQYGFVPKFKAAAHCGQVVAAVVGVHKQEISFFSDVLNTLARLQDQCNPLGQRMLLSGDVVHRLEQQNSQYQLTDLGPIMLKGKKHPTEVYGVAPIK; the protein is encoded by the coding sequence ATGGCTTCTTTCGTTTTTTTTCGTTACTCACAATCATCACAACTACCTGAGTGGGCAGTTGGAAGTGCCGATTTAGCCACACTTGCTGTGATGATGGGCATTGTATTTGGCTGTTTGCATTGGATGTCGAACCTGATTGCTGACTTTAGCGCCATCAGTCGTTTACCTTATTTATTTTCAGTCGTATTTAAAGGCTTGTTTCTATTACTCGGGGCGACGACCTTAGCGTATGTGACACAATTTTTAAACATGTGGGCCATAGAGAATCACATGGTGACATTGCGGCAAATGCTTACGGTGCAAATTATTTACAGTCCATCATTCCAGGCATTAGTGGTTTACCTTGTTGTGGTGCGGGTCAGCTTAGCTTTTATTGAACAAATGTCGCTGTTGGTAGGCCCAAAAGTATTACTAAATATTGGCATGGGTAAATATCACAAGCCACGTTATGAGCAACAATTGTTCTTGTTTATCGATATGGTGTCATCAACCGCTCATGCAGAAACGTTAGGTGACTATCGCTTTAGCCGCTTGATTCAAGACAGCTTTAGTATGCTTGCAGATACGGTGACCGATAATGAAGCGGAAATTTATCGCTATATGGGTGATGCAGTATTGATCCACTGGCCGTTAGAACAAGGCATTAAACATGACCGTTGCATGAATATCTATTTTGAGTTTTGTCAGCAACTTCAGTGGCAGAGAAAATACTTTGAACAGCAATATGGTTTTGTGCCCAAATTCAAAGCAGCAGCCCACTGTGGCCAAGTTGTCGCCGCAGTTGTTGGTGTTCATAAGCAAGAAATTAGTTTCTTTAGTGATGTATTAAACACTCTGGCTCGACTGCAAGATCAATGTAACCCACTCGGTCAAAGAATGTTACTCTCAGGGGATGTAGTGCATCGACTTGAACAGCAAAATAGCCAGTATCAACTGACTGACTTAGGGCCTATTATGCTAAAGGGTAAAAAGCATCCAACTGAAGTGTATGGTGTTGCTCCAATAAAATAA
- the mutH gene encoding DNA mismatch repair endonuclease MutH, translating into MAKSSPLNLNELMQRAHNMAGICLADIARDNHIEVPVDLRRDKGWVGQLIESELGALAGSKPEQDFLHLGVELKTIPIDHNGKPLETTYVTVAPLTNIQGMTWENSLVYHKLQRVLWVPVEGERSIPVGQRRIGTPILWQPNRDQARQLQQDWEEIMELITLGKVDKISARHGEVLQLRPKAANSKALTESIAEDGSIQLSNPRGFYLKINFTQQILANAFS; encoded by the coding sequence ATGGCTAAATCATCGCCCTTAAACCTCAATGAATTAATGCAAAGAGCCCACAATATGGCAGGCATTTGTTTAGCGGATATTGCCAGAGATAATCACATAGAAGTACCGGTGGATTTGCGAAGAGATAAAGGCTGGGTAGGTCAACTTATTGAATCTGAATTAGGTGCGCTTGCGGGCTCAAAACCTGAACAAGACTTTCTGCATTTAGGCGTTGAGCTGAAAACGATCCCGATTGATCATAACGGCAAACCACTAGAAACGACTTATGTCACTGTGGCCCCACTGACGAATATTCAAGGCATGACTTGGGAGAATAGTCTGGTTTACCATAAATTGCAGAGAGTGTTATGGGTTCCTGTTGAAGGTGAGCGGAGTATTCCTGTTGGGCAAAGACGTATAGGCACACCCATACTATGGCAACCCAACAGAGATCAAGCCAGACAGTTACAACAAGATTGGGAAGAGATAATGGAGCTTATTACCTTAGGCAAGGTAGATAAAATTAGCGCCCGTCATGGAGAGGTACTGCAATTACGACCAAAAGCGGCTAATAGTAAAGCACTCACAGAAAGCATCGCCGAAGATGGCAGTATACAATTATCCAATCCTCGAGGGTTTTACCTTAAAATTAACTTTACGCAACAGATCTTAGCTAATGCATTCTCATAA
- the rppH gene encoding RNA pyrophosphohydrolase: MIDSDGFRANVGIIICNKFGQVMWARRFGQHSWQFPQGGLDDGESAEEAMYRELYEEVGLRPEHVQILTSTRSWLRYRLPKRLVRQESKPVCIGQKQKWFLLQLKGHDNTINLNSSGHPEFDDWRWVSYWYPVRQVVSFKRDVYRKVMKEFASTTLALQTREFSKKRSKQRS; encoded by the coding sequence GTGATTGATAGCGACGGCTTTCGCGCAAATGTGGGCATCATTATCTGTAATAAATTTGGACAAGTTATGTGGGCCAGACGTTTTGGCCAACATTCATGGCAGTTTCCACAAGGTGGGTTGGATGATGGCGAGTCTGCAGAAGAAGCCATGTATCGAGAACTTTACGAAGAAGTGGGGCTAAGACCTGAACATGTTCAAATTTTAACGTCCACGCGCTCTTGGTTACGTTACCGTTTACCTAAGCGTTTGGTACGCCAAGAAAGCAAACCTGTTTGCATTGGCCAAAAACAGAAATGGTTTTTACTACAATTGAAAGGTCACGATAATACCATTAACTTGAATTCTTCAGGTCATCCAGAGTTTGATGATTGGCGTTGGGTCAGTTATTGGTATCCTGTTCGTCAGGTAGTGTCTTTTAAACGCGACGTATATAGAAAGGTAATGAAAGAGTTCGCATCGACGACATTAGCGCTACAAACGCGCGAATTTAGTAAAAAACGAAGCAAACAACGGAGTTAA
- the ptsP gene encoding phosphoenolpyruvate--protein phosphotransferase, giving the protein MLNMLRDITQAVARANSLESALTILVSQTRLAMATHCCSIYILEQQHLVLSATEGLEKSAVGRVSMPLSEGLVGLVAEREEAINLADARIHPRFKLFPEAAEEEYRAFLAVPIIFQKQVVGVIVVQQPEARQFSENEEAFLMTLAAQLAVVVRSLKHKAAITNVQQQVVFSGETASSGIAIAHGLVLGGLISLEQAEIRCTDVDVEILRLKLAVQRCKDMLTSISQRFEREKSADVASIFTAFQLLLDDSSLGGEYAREVALGWQAESAISRVSIRYIEQFLAMEDPYLKERASDIRELGQKLLRQLIEPGRLELEPDKPVILVAKEVDATLLAEFPRQKLAGIVTERGGVNAHAAILARALGVPAIVGVDEVLSIDIDQKLLVLNANRGQLLVSPSPAVIEEYQLLIDADVEKQKQFSAELGLPSITTDGERIHLYLNAGLLSGIASEIAECADGIGLYRTEILFMLHQRFPSESEQINVYRQVLDAAGDRPVVMRTLDVGGDKPLPYFPIKEDNPFLGWRGIRLSLDHPELFLVQLRAMLQAASHGNQLQILLPMVSNLDEIDQTLKYLDQAFIELSQELNTILVRPKVGVMLEVPALLYQLHDVAKRVDFVSVGSNDLTQYLLAVDRNNPSVSSLFDSYHPGILRALKRAVDECKLYDLDVSVCGELAGEPYGALLLVAMGYNKLSMNQGSLARINFLLRRVSKQQLSELLESILQQSNGNQVRGLLAHFLQQHDLADLINMD; this is encoded by the coding sequence GTGTTAAATATGCTCAGGGATATTACTCAAGCTGTTGCGAGAGCCAACAGCCTTGAAAGTGCATTAACCATATTAGTGTCACAAACTCGATTAGCGATGGCTACCCATTGCTGTTCTATCTATATCCTTGAACAACAACATCTTGTGTTATCGGCCACCGAAGGGCTAGAAAAATCTGCTGTTGGCCGCGTCAGTATGCCACTATCTGAAGGGTTAGTTGGCTTAGTTGCCGAACGTGAAGAAGCTATTAACCTTGCTGATGCCCGTATTCACCCTCGCTTTAAATTATTCCCAGAAGCTGCAGAAGAAGAATATCGGGCATTTTTAGCTGTACCGATCATTTTTCAAAAACAGGTTGTCGGCGTTATTGTGGTGCAACAGCCCGAAGCGCGTCAGTTCAGTGAAAACGAAGAAGCATTTTTAATGACCTTGGCAGCGCAACTTGCTGTCGTTGTGCGAAGCTTAAAGCACAAGGCGGCCATTACCAATGTGCAGCAACAAGTTGTTTTCAGTGGTGAAACAGCGTCAAGCGGTATTGCCATTGCTCATGGTCTAGTGTTAGGTGGTTTGATTTCACTGGAACAGGCCGAGATCCGATGTACTGATGTTGATGTTGAAATTCTGCGCTTAAAGTTAGCCGTACAGCGTTGTAAAGACATGCTGACGTCAATATCGCAACGTTTTGAACGCGAAAAATCTGCTGATGTTGCCTCTATATTTACTGCATTTCAATTACTGCTCGATGATTCGAGTCTCGGTGGCGAGTATGCCCGTGAAGTCGCATTAGGCTGGCAAGCTGAGTCTGCTATCAGTCGGGTGTCTATTCGCTATATTGAGCAGTTTTTAGCGATGGAAGATCCTTACCTCAAAGAGCGCGCCAGTGATATTCGAGAGCTCGGGCAGAAGTTGCTTCGACAACTGATAGAGCCTGGCCGACTGGAATTAGAACCGGATAAACCGGTTATATTAGTCGCAAAAGAAGTGGATGCCACTTTACTGGCAGAGTTTCCGCGGCAAAAGTTGGCTGGGATTGTCACCGAGCGTGGTGGAGTAAATGCTCATGCCGCTATTTTAGCGCGTGCGCTAGGTGTACCAGCTATTGTTGGCGTTGATGAAGTCTTATCCATCGATATTGATCAAAAGCTATTAGTATTAAATGCTAATCGTGGTCAGCTATTGGTATCGCCTTCACCCGCTGTGATAGAAGAGTACCAATTACTGATTGATGCCGATGTTGAAAAACAAAAGCAATTTTCTGCCGAGTTGGGTTTACCCTCTATTACCACCGATGGTGAGCGGATCCATTTGTATCTCAATGCAGGGTTACTCAGTGGTATCGCATCTGAAATAGCAGAATGTGCCGATGGTATTGGGTTGTATCGAACTGAAATCCTATTTATGTTGCATCAACGCTTTCCGAGTGAAAGTGAACAAATCAATGTCTATCGCCAAGTATTAGATGCTGCAGGTGATAGACCTGTGGTGATGCGTACATTGGATGTGGGTGGTGACAAACCACTACCGTATTTTCCGATTAAAGAAGATAACCCATTTTTAGGCTGGCGCGGCATTCGGTTATCACTGGATCATCCTGAATTATTTTTAGTGCAGTTACGGGCGATGTTACAAGCGGCAAGTCACGGTAATCAATTACAAATATTACTGCCAATGGTCAGTAATTTAGATGAAATAGATCAAACCTTAAAATATTTGGATCAAGCATTTATTGAATTAAGCCAAGAGTTAAATACTATTTTGGTTAGGCCAAAAGTTGGTGTAATGCTTGAAGTACCAGCATTATTATACCAGTTACATGATGTGGCGAAGCGAGTTGACTTTGTTTCTGTCGGTAGTAATGATTTAACGCAGTATTTGCTGGCTGTCGATCGAAATAATCCGAGTGTGAGTTCGCTATTTGACAGTTATCACCCAGGTATTCTTAGAGCCCTTAAACGCGCGGTTGATGAGTGTAAACTGTATGATTTAGATGTGAGTGTGTGTGGTGAACTTGCTGGAGAACCCTACGGCGCCTTGCTTTTAGTTGCTATGGGGTATAACAAACTCAGTATGAACCAAGGCAGCTTAGCGAGGATTAATTTTTTACTTAGACGTGTCTCAAAACAACAGTTATCTGAATTGCTGGAGTCTATTTTACAGCAATCAAATGGTAATCAAGTTCGAGGCTTACTCGCTCATTTTTTACAACAGCATGATTTAGCAGACTTAATTAATATGGATTAG
- a CDS encoding sulfite exporter TauE/SafE family protein has product MDSLLQVFLICLLLGSVVGFLAGLLGIGGGLIIVPALLYILPSVGISSVQLTHVAIATSLASIILTSMSSAAAHHKRGNIPWALFKPILPGIVIGSLASAFVSEQIASDDLQQAFAIFVVLMAVQMAFPFKVKTGSSLPNFAVLFIISILIALTAGLMGIGGGVLLVPFLSYCGLQMRQAVGFSSATGMLIAVSGTIGYIIAGFDVPNLPEGSVGYIYLPALIGIIISSMLCAPIGVKAASSWPTPVLKKIFACLLVVVGLKLLTS; this is encoded by the coding sequence GTGGATAGTTTACTGCAGGTCTTTTTAATATGTCTTTTGCTGGGATCCGTTGTGGGTTTTTTAGCCGGCCTTCTAGGTATTGGAGGGGGATTAATTATTGTGCCTGCTCTGTTGTATATCTTACCCTCAGTGGGCATTAGCTCGGTTCAACTCACTCACGTCGCTATCGCTACATCACTGGCGTCGATTATTTTAACGTCTATGTCTTCAGCTGCTGCCCATCATAAACGCGGTAATATTCCTTGGGCGTTATTTAAACCTATTTTACCCGGCATTGTGATTGGTTCTCTAGCGTCAGCATTTGTGTCTGAGCAAATTGCATCGGATGATTTACAGCAGGCCTTCGCCATTTTTGTCGTGTTAATGGCTGTACAAATGGCGTTTCCGTTTAAAGTGAAAACGGGAAGTAGTCTGCCTAATTTTGCCGTGCTATTTATCATCTCAATTTTGATAGCGCTAACCGCTGGGCTAATGGGGATTGGTGGTGGAGTACTGCTAGTTCCATTTTTGAGTTATTGCGGTTTACAAATGCGCCAAGCTGTTGGGTTTTCATCGGCAACCGGAATGCTTATTGCTGTATCCGGTACCATTGGTTATATCATCGCGGGATTTGATGTACCGAATTTACCCGAGGGCTCGGTAGGATACATTTATTTACCCGCATTAATCGGGATTATTATTAGCTCAATGTTGTGCGCGCCTATCGGTGTAAAAGCGGCAAGCTCTTGGCCCACGCCAGTGTTGAAAAAAATCTTTGCTTGCTTGCTTGTTGTTGTAGGATTGAAACTACTAACGAGTTAA